The following are encoded together in the Candidatus Babeliales bacterium genome:
- a CDS encoding ankyrin repeat domain-containing protein — MIKKLSSFFFALVLTSNAMPAACSSSTQQPSADDSSSSPRIDNRTLNLEFVKAFHSKASCEEILALIAAGADVNCYYNGSTCLHYAANNGMADHLSLLLRNRANPELRSATLLRTPLHEAVSSLHLECVKRLVQHGADLNAREHSGGTPLHFAVMSSSVERENPKIEQLKINIINMLIYKRFSQSVGSSTDSITEKNNINLDAQNMFGHTALHVAYLSGYKNIAQVLLQAGANPRIPDIFGQTVAR; from the coding sequence ATGATAAAAAAATTAAGCTCATTTTTTTTTGCACTCGTTCTAACAAGTAATGCAATGCCAGCAGCATGTTCATCGTCAACACAACAACCATCTGCTGACGACTCAAGTAGTAGCCCCAGAATAGATAACCGTACGCTTAACCTCGAATTTGTTAAAGCTTTCCATTCAAAAGCAAGCTGCGAAGAAATACTAGCACTTATTGCTGCCGGCGCCGATGTTAATTGTTACTACAACGGAAGTACTTGCTTGCATTATGCAGCAAACAACGGCATGGCCGACCACCTCAGCTTGCTCTTAAGAAATAGGGCAAATCCTGAGCTACGAAGCGCTACTCTCTTACGAACCCCTCTTCATGAAGCAGTTTCCAGCCTTCACCTTGAATGCGTAAAAAGACTTGTTCAACACGGCGCAGACCTGAATGCACGTGAACACAGCGGCGGCACACCTCTCCACTTTGCCGTAATGTCCAGCTCTGTGGAACGGGAAAATCCTAAAATAGAACAACTGAAAATCAACATTATAAATATGCTTATTTACAAACGGTTTAGCCAGTCAGTGGGAAGCAGCACTGATAGCATTACAGAAAAAAATAATATTAATCTGGATGCGCAAAATATGTTTGGACACACAGCGCTACATGTTGCTTACTTAAGTGGTTATAAAAATATTGCACAAGTTCTTCTGCAAGCCGGGGCCAATCCTAGAATCCCAGACATATTTGGCCAAACAGTTGCCAGGTAA
- a CDS encoding ankyrin repeat domain-containing protein yields MIKKVICSFFITLALASTAMPAALPENDRQLLVAAKDGNIERLQELIRAGANVNATNQQGTTPLHEATPLGNTTCVELLLAAGANPNAQDAKGKTPLEYAALIGHVTCVQLMAWAPTTTMSTALAALQYAAMKGFSTCLRVLIAATSRTGRANKQGNFPLHYAAARGHSTCVHDLLHPTQGVLSNVHLLSLASMAQLVIDRESVNAQNKFGNTPLHLAAKNGHVACVRELLAASANPCIRNHVEKKPCDLATHYGVIYILEKAEQMWAETHEEVYDDHDDLQSVEKMMLYYLVLKSAENTCSFFFA; encoded by the coding sequence ATGATTAAAAAAGTTATATGCTCATTTTTTATAACGCTTGCACTCGCAAGCACCGCAATGCCTGCTGCACTGCCAGAAAATGACCGACAACTTCTTGTTGCTGCCAAAGATGGCAACATCGAACGCTTACAAGAACTTATTAGAGCTGGCGCCAACGTTAACGCAACTAATCAACAGGGCACTACCCCACTTCATGAGGCGACGCCACTTGGCAATACAACATGTGTAGAACTACTGCTTGCCGCAGGTGCTAACCCAAATGCACAAGATGCAAAAGGAAAAACACCGCTTGAATATGCCGCGCTAATTGGCCATGTCACCTGCGTACAACTGATGGCTTGGGCACCAACTACCACAATGAGCACTGCCTTAGCGGCCCTGCAATATGCTGCCATGAAAGGTTTTAGCACCTGCTTGCGCGTCCTCATTGCCGCAACGTCTAGAACTGGCAGGGCAAATAAACAAGGCAACTTCCCACTTCACTACGCAGCAGCGCGTGGCCATTCAACATGCGTACACGATTTGCTTCATCCAACGCAAGGAGTCCTTTCAAACGTTCACCTTCTCAGCCTTGCAAGTATGGCGCAACTAGTCATTGATCGAGAAAGTGTTAATGCACAAAATAAGTTTGGCAACACACCGCTGCACTTGGCAGCCAAAAATGGGCATGTTGCCTGCGTGCGCGAACTTCTTGCTGCGAGTGCCAATCCGTGCATTCGTAATCATGTTGAAAAAAAACCTTGCGACCTTGCCACTCACTACGGCGTGATTTACATTTTGGAAAAAGCTGAGCAAATGTGGGCAGAAACGCATGAAGAAGTTTACGACGATCATGATGATCTTCAAAGCGTTGAAAAAATGATGTTATATTATTTGGTGTTAAAATCTGCTGAGAATACCTGCTCCTTTTTCTTTGCGTAA
- a CDS encoding ankyrin repeat domain-containing protein, producing MIKKLSALFITLALATTAQPAGEAPEENPQAPLLFAAVETSNLPWLKQLIATGAPTKGLGLLPFAASRRHTAVISYLLEEKKVDVNEQDELGRTAAHLAARIGATEIVKTLTQHDADITIADQFGRVPREYDAGQDAQLTRLLTPED from the coding sequence ATGATCAAAAAATTGAGTGCTCTTTTTATTACACTTGCACTGGCAACCACTGCCCAGCCAGCAGGAGAGGCTCCTGAAGAAAATCCCCAAGCACCTTTACTTTTTGCGGCAGTAGAAACAAGTAATTTACCTTGGCTCAAGCAACTCATTGCCACGGGAGCCCCCACTAAAGGACTAGGTTTATTACCATTTGCCGCTTCACGCCGTCACACTGCAGTTATTTCTTACTTGCTCGAGGAAAAAAAAGTTGATGTTAACGAACAAGATGAATTAGGACGAACAGCAGCACACTTGGCCGCGCGCATAGGCGCTACCGAGATTGTTAAAACGCTCACCCAACACGACGCAGACATCACCATAGCCGACCAGTTTGGCCGCGTTCCACGAGAATATGATGCCGGGCAAGATGCACAACTTACCAGACTTTTAACGCCGGAAGATTAA
- a CDS encoding nucleotide pyrophosphohydrolase has translation MSNDATTTFKELNDLLRVYLQERGWEKFHNPKDIAASLSVEANELLELFLWRTPEELYAELENNPKFRTQVQDELGDIILCCLNFAHNAKIDISQAFKEKLKKQALKYPADQVQGSVERYFELKYKNK, from the coding sequence ATGAGCAATGACGCAACAACAACATTTAAAGAACTGAACGATCTTTTGCGCGTGTATCTCCAAGAGCGGGGATGGGAAAAGTTTCATAATCCCAAAGATATTGCAGCCAGCTTGAGCGTTGAAGCAAACGAATTATTAGAACTTTTTTTATGGCGAACGCCAGAAGAGCTTTATGCAGAATTAGAAAATAATCCAAAATTTAGAACGCAAGTGCAAGACGAGCTGGGTGATATTATTTTGTGTTGCCTCAACTTTGCGCACAATGCCAAAATTGATATTTCTCAAGCGTTTAAAGAGAAATTAAAAAAGCAGGCACTTAAATACCCTGCAGATCAGGTACAAGGAAGCGTTGAGCGCTATTTTGAATTGAAGTACAAAAACAAATAA